One part of the Schistocerca piceifrons isolate TAMUIC-IGC-003096 chromosome 2, iqSchPice1.1, whole genome shotgun sequence genome encodes these proteins:
- the LOC124775122 gene encoding enoyl-[acyl-carrier-protein] reductase, mitochondrial, with translation MVSKMGVLKFLSRNMTSFVAQTSRDNAILTFARHQSVLSSKLVYSEYGDPPKVVRQEKEELRKPAEHEVMIRMLASPVNPADINTIQGVYAVKPKLPSIPGNEGVGEIVDVGNGVTDLKVGDRVVPKLNAWGTWRTHAVCNADELMKISDKIGIVEAATLTVNPCTAYRMLKDFVPLSEGDSVIQNGANSAAGQNVIQLCKAWGIKSVNIVRNRSDIDELKKFLAELGATYVLTEEELRTTDLFKKGVLVRPKLALNCVGGKNALEVMRHLDSGGVMVTYGGMSREPVTVPTSALIFKDITVRGYWMTRWSNENANSPERSRMFEELTNLIIERKLNPPKHTLIGFERYKEALSNAMSTKGFVGMKYIFDFQK, from the exons ATGGTGTCGAAGATGGGTGTGTTGAAATTTTTGTCGCGGAACATGACAAGCTTCGTTGCACAGACTAGTCGTGATAATGCAATATTAACGTTTGCCAGACATCAGAGCGTACTTTCCTCTAAACTTGTGTACTCAGAATACGGTGACCCACCAAAAGTCGTAAGACAAGAAAAAGAAGAGCTAAGAAAACCTGCTGAACATGAA GTTATGATACGCATGTTGGCGTCACCTGTAAACCCCGCAGATATCAACACTATTCAGGGTGTCTACGCTGTAAAACCAAAATTGCCTTCTATACCGGGAAATGAAGGTGTTGGAGAAATTGTAGATGTAGGCAATGGAGTCACAGACTTGAAAGTCGGCGATAGAGTTGTACCAAAATTAAATGCTTGGGGTACATGGCGAACACACGCTGTCTGTAATGCGGATGAATTAATGAAA atctctgACAAGATTGGCATTGTGGAAGCTGCCACACTTACTGTTAACCCCTGTACAGCATACCGTATGCTGAAAGACTTTGTACCGTTATCTGAGGGAGATTCAGTGATTCAGAATGGTGCAAATAGTGCAGCGGGGCAAAATGTGATACAGCTGTGCAAAGCTTGGGGGATAAAATCTGTCAATATTGTTCGGAACAGGAGTGATATTGATGAACTGAAGAAGTTTCTGGCAGAGCTTGGAGCGACATATGTATTGACAGAGGAAGAACTCAg GACTACAGATCTTTTCAAGAAAGGTGTTTTAGTAAGACCAAAGTTAGCACTAAATTGTGTTGGAGGCAAAAATGCACTTGAAGTGATGAGACATTTGGACAGTGGTGGTGTTATGGTTACATACGGGGGGATGTCCCGAGAACCTGTGACTGTGCCTACATCAGCTCTTATATTTAAGGATATAACTGTCCGTGGATATTGGATGACAAGATGGAGTAATGAAAATGCTAACAGCCCTGAAAGATCTAGAATGTTTGAAGAGTTAACCAACCTTATAATCGAAAGGAAATTGAATCCTCCAAAACATACATTGATTGGATTTGAAAGATACAAGGAAGCACTGTCAAATGCAATGTCAACCAAAGGATTTGTAGGGATGAAATATATTTTTGACTTCCAAAAATAA